In Pseudomonas rhizosphaerae, one DNA window encodes the following:
- the fabA gene encoding 3-hydroxyacyl-[acyl-carrier-protein] dehydratase FabA, translating to MTKQNAFTREDLLRCSRGELFGPGNAQLPAPNMLMVDRITHISAEGGKYGKGELVAELDITPDLWFFACHFEGDPVMPGCLGLDAMWQLVGFFLGWQDLPGRGRALGSGEVKFFGQVLPTAKKVTYNIHIKRVLKGKLNMAIADGSVSVDGREIYTADGLRVGVFTSTENF from the coding sequence ATGACCAAACAAAACGCCTTTACCCGGGAAGATCTGCTGCGCTGCAGTCGTGGCGAGCTGTTCGGCCCAGGTAACGCGCAATTGCCCGCCCCGAACATGCTGATGGTGGACCGCATTACCCATATCAGCGCCGAAGGTGGCAAGTATGGCAAGGGTGAATTGGTCGCCGAGCTGGATATCACCCCGGACCTGTGGTTCTTCGCCTGCCACTTCGAGGGCGATCCGGTGATGCCGGGCTGCCTGGGCCTGGATGCCATGTGGCAGCTGGTCGGTTTCTTCCTGGGCTGGCAGGACCTGCCGGGCCGTGGTCGTGCGCTGGGTTCGGGCGAAGTGAAGTTCTTCGGCCAAGTGCTGCCGACCGCCAAGAAGGTCACGTACAACATTCATATCAAGCGCGTGCTCAAGGGCAAGCTGAACATGGCCATCGCCGATGGTTCGGTCAGTGTCGACGGCCGCGAGATCTACACCGCCGACGGCCTTCGGGTTGGCGTCTTTACATCCACCGAAAATTTCTAA
- a CDS encoding ATP-binding protein, whose product MKLRLNRDIHTRTQIISVGPALLLTLLLIGFFTFVRLQDLRQELNHTGQLIANQLAPASEYGVVTDNAAVLEALLDATLAIPHVRFLEIQDQTDRRVAYVEQRAGDGHRSAHVEVFQAPIQIRGAFLEDHQAQVQQHLGSASSGDYLGRVLVGMSDDAFSQRQQEIVFKAGVLALFALLFTYLLARRLARSLAQPISDMSRVVKAIGQGEFDTPLPIVDDSELGHLAGHINNLANALAKASHEQHQAMQQLIRTREEAERANSAKSDFLAMMSHELRTPMNGVLGMLQLLETTALSDEQRDYAQVATESTEHLLKVINDILDFSRIERAAMELEHIGFGLHELITSCVQAFQHSARQRKLALDLALPDDIQGLQVEGDPTRIRQILVNLIGNALKFTDEGGVHVGVQWQVLDHQLIWLTCTVRDSGIGIGEDRLESMFVAFAQADSSISRRYGGTGLGLPIARTLAERMGGTLRAQSHEGQGSLFTLEMPLAVSQQSLTRPAPVPNTCGHEDGAGHRVLLVEDNPVNQTVIEAMLRSLGYDVDVVSDGAEAVDQVREHLYSAVLMDCRLPVLDGYEASRQIRLIPGRTELPIIALTANALLGDRDACLAAGMNDYLAKPFKRADLQQVLHRWRD is encoded by the coding sequence CCTGCCTCCGAATACGGCGTGGTCACCGACAACGCCGCCGTGCTCGAAGCCCTGCTCGACGCGACCCTTGCCATCCCCCATGTGCGCTTCCTGGAAATCCAGGACCAGACCGACCGGCGAGTGGCCTACGTCGAACAACGTGCGGGCGATGGCCATCGCTCGGCCCATGTCGAGGTGTTCCAGGCGCCGATCCAGATTCGTGGTGCATTCCTCGAAGACCACCAAGCGCAGGTACAGCAGCACTTGGGCAGTGCCAGCAGTGGCGACTACCTGGGGCGGGTGCTCGTGGGCATGTCCGACGATGCCTTCAGCCAGCGCCAGCAGGAGATCGTGTTCAAGGCCGGCGTACTGGCGCTGTTCGCCCTGCTGTTCACGTACTTGCTGGCCCGCCGCCTGGCACGCAGCCTGGCGCAGCCGATCAGCGACATGAGCCGGGTGGTCAAGGCCATTGGCCAGGGCGAGTTCGACACGCCGCTGCCCATCGTCGACGACAGCGAACTGGGCCATCTGGCCGGGCACATCAACAACCTGGCCAATGCCCTGGCCAAGGCCAGCCACGAACAACACCAGGCGATGCAGCAGCTGATCCGTACCCGGGAGGAGGCCGAACGGGCCAACAGCGCCAAGTCGGACTTCCTGGCAATGATGAGTCACGAACTGCGCACGCCGATGAATGGCGTGCTGGGCATGTTGCAGCTGTTGGAAACCACCGCGCTGAGCGATGAACAGCGCGACTATGCCCAAGTGGCCACCGAGTCCACCGAACACCTGCTGAAGGTCATCAACGACATCCTGGATTTTTCCCGCATCGAACGCGCGGCGATGGAACTGGAGCATATCGGTTTTGGCCTGCACGAGCTGATCACCAGTTGCGTGCAGGCGTTCCAGCACAGCGCACGACAGCGAAAGCTGGCCCTCGACCTGGCGCTGCCCGACGATATTCAAGGGTTGCAGGTTGAAGGCGATCCGACGCGCATCCGGCAGATCCTGGTGAACCTGATCGGCAATGCGCTGAAGTTCACCGATGAAGGCGGCGTACACGTCGGCGTGCAATGGCAGGTGCTGGATCATCAACTGATCTGGCTGACCTGCACCGTGCGCGACAGCGGAATCGGTATCGGCGAGGATCGCCTGGAGAGCATGTTCGTCGCCTTCGCCCAGGCCGACAGCTCGATATCGCGACGCTACGGTGGTACCGGCCTGGGCCTGCCGATCGCACGGACCTTGGCCGAACGCATGGGTGGCACCCTGCGAGCGCAGAGCCATGAGGGTCAAGGCTCGCTGTTCACCCTGGAAATGCCCTTGGCCGTGAGCCAGCAGAGCCTGACACGCCCGGCACCGGTGCCCAATACCTGCGGACACGAAGACGGTGCCGGCCACCGGGTTTTGCTGGTGGAAGACAACCCGGTCAACCAGACCGTGATCGAGGCGATGCTGCGCAGCCTGGGCTACGACGTCGATGTGGTGAGCGACGGCGCCGAGGCAGTCGACCAGGTGCGCGAGCACCTGTATTCAGCCGTCCTGATGGACTGCCGCCTGCCCGTGCTCGACGGCTATGAAGCCTCCCGGCAGATTCGCCTGATTCCCGGCCGCACCGAGCTGCCGATCATCGCCCTGACCGCCAACGCCCTGCTGGGCGACCGCGATGCCTGCCTGGCCGCCGGAATGAACGATTACCTGGCCAAGCCATTCAAACGTGCCGACCTGCAGCAGGTATTGCACCGCTGGAGGGACTGA